The Cryptococcus neoformans var. neoformans B-3501A chromosome 4, whole genome shotgun sequence genome has a window encoding:
- a CDS encoding hypothetical protein (Match to EST gb|CF190242.1|CF190242; HMMPfam hit to Seryl_tRNA_N, Seryl-tRNA synthetase N-terminal domain, score: 92.3, E(): 1.2e-24; HMMPfam hit to tRNA-synt_2b, tRNA synthetase class II core domain (G, H, P, S and T), score: 181.3, E(): 2e-51), whose translation MIDLIHLQADKGGNPDIVRESQKKRGASVELVDEVIAIFAEHKNANYEMENAKRELNLLQKEIGQIKKAKGDATELLAKKADMDKKIAEMTTRVADLIKKRDQKAGQIGNIVDPQNHVSLTEDDNPVLRLWHPEPNHKGNSQLLDQSDKPEGIISHHEVLARLEAYDTDRGVKVFGHRGFYLTNDGVDLNQALINYGLDFLRKKGFKKVQPPFMIKKEIMGATAQLEDFDEALYKVSGGAEDMYLIATSEQPISAYHMDENLDPKNLPLHYAGYSTCFRKEAGSHGRDTWGIFRVHQFEKVEQFVVCEPEASPAELDAMVANSREFYESLGIPYRLVNIVSGGLNNAAAIKYDLEAWFPYQGEYKELVSCSNCTDYQSRSLNVRLGFKEKDKKTGFVHMLNGTLCATERALCCLVENYQTPEGLRIPKVLQPYMQGRDFLPYTAELPKTSTSKGPSTKSKK comes from the exons ATGATCGACCTCATTCATC TCCAAGCCGACAAAGGCGGTAACCCTGACATCGTTCGGGAGTCTCAGAAGAAGCGAGGCGCCAGCGTCGAGCTCGTTGATGAGGTTATCGCAATTTTTGCCGAGCACAAGAATG CCAACTATGAAATGGAGAATGCCAAGCGAGAactcaacctcctccaaaaAGAAATCGGTCAAATAAAAAAAGCAAAGGGTGATGCTACCGAGTTGCTTGCCAAGAAAGCAGACATGGACAAGAAGATTGCGGAGATGACCACTCGAGTAGCCGATCTTatcaagaagagagacCAAAAGGCTGGACAGATTGGGAACATTGTTGACCCTCAGAACCACGTTTCTTTGACTGAG GACGACAACCCTGTCCTTCGTTTATGGCACCCTGAGCCTAACCACAAGGGCAATTCTCAACTTCTCGACCAATCTGACAAGCCCGAGGGTATTATTTCCCACCATGAAGTCCTCGCTCGTCTTGAGGCCTACGACACTGATCGCGGTGTCAAGGTCTTCGGCCACCGTGGTTTCTATCTCACCAACGACGGCGTCGACCTTAACCAGGCTTTGATCAACTACGGTCTCGATTTCttaaggaagaagggattcAAAAAGGTTCAGCCCCCGTTCatgatcaagaaggagattatGGGTGCGACTGCGCAACTTGAAGACTTTGATGAGGCTCTTTACAAGGTTTCTGGAGGTGCTGAGGACATGTACTTGATTGCCACCAGTGAGCAGCCTATCTCTGCCTACCACATGGACGAAAACCTCGATCCCAAGAACTTGCCCCTCCA CTATGCCGGTTACTCTACATGTTTCCGAAAGGAGGCCGGTTCTCACGGTAGGGACACTTGGGGTATCTTCCGAGTTCACCAATTCGAGAAGGTTGAGCAATTTGTCGTCTGCGAGCCCGAGGCTTCCCCAGCCGAGCTTGACGCCATGGTCGCCAACTCTCGCGAGTTCTACGAGTCTCTCGGTATCCCGTATCGTCTGGTCAACATCGTCTCTGGTGGTCTCAACAATGCCGCCGCTATCAAATATGACTTGGAGGCTTGGTTCCCTTATCAGGGAGAGTACAAGGAGTTGGTCTCTTGCTCTAACTGTACCGACTACC AGTCAAGGTCTTTGAACGTCCGACTGGGtttcaaggaaaaggacaagaagaccGGTTTTGTGCACATGCTTAACGGTACACTTTGCGCCACTGAACGAGCCCTCTGTTGTCTCGTTGAAAACTACCAAACCCCCGAG GGTCTCCGTATACCCAAGGTTCTTCAACCTTACATGCAGGGGCGGGACTTCTTGCCCTATACCGCCGAGTTGCCAAAGACTTCTACCAGCAAGGGCCCCAGCACCAAGAGTAAAAAGTAA
- a CDS encoding hypothetical protein (Match to EST gb|CF194531.1|CF194531; HMMPfam hit to APSES, APSES domain, score: 146.2, E(): 7.4e-41; HMMPfam hit to Ank, Ankyrin repeat, score: 54.7, E(): 2.6e-13), with amino-acid sequence MEPPSNPIQPPVTPSHHSLLSAISPALSEQTPAPIHTLPPHLRPSIPQPHIAPPRPSSVQPTMEEQQRMHHIQQHQQQQHFQQQQNDENVFGSVMGAPGHVPGHEAPMSTQPKVYASVYSGVPVFEAMIRGISVMRRASDSWVNATQILKVAGVHKSARTKILEKEVLNGIHEKIQGGYGKYQGTWVPLDRGRDLAEQYGVGSYLSSVFDFVPSASVIAALPVIRTGTPDRSGQQTPSGLPGHPNQRVISPFANHGQTTPHMPPPQFIHQGNEQMMNLPPHPSSLAYPTQPKPYFSMPLQHTVGPQYDERHEGMTMTPTMSMDGLAPPADIARMGFPYNPSDIYIDQYGQPHATYQASPYGKESGHPSKRQRSDAEGSYIESGAAVQQHVEQDEEADDGLDNDSTASDDARDPPPLPSSMLLPHKPIRPKATPANGRIKSRLVQIFNVEGQVNLRSVFGLAPDQLPNFDIDMVIDDQGHSALHWACALARLSIVQQLIELGADIHRGNYAGETPLIRAVLTSNHAEAGSFTDLLHLLSPSIRTLDHAYRTVLHHIALVAGVKGRVPAARTYMASVLEWVAREQQANNTHSITNPPNPADRNELAPINLRTLVDVQDVHGDTALNVAARVGNKGLVGLLLDAGADKTRANKLGLRPENFGLEIEALKISNGEAVMANLKSEVSKPERKSRDVQKNIATIFESISSTFSSEMLAKQTKLNATEASVRHATRALADKRQHLHRAQEKLATMQLFEQRSENVRRIMDAIAAGTLLTPAEFTGRTQTMHEKSTGQLPPLAFRHVPGLALDASSQSQLNGAPPSTPLSVEDQEDIALPERDDPECLVKLRRMALWEDRIAEVLEDKIRAMEGEGVDRAVKYRKLVSVCAKVPVDKVDSMLDGLVAAVESEGQGLDFSRASNFVNRIKATKS; translated from the exons ATGGAGCCGCCCAG CAACCCCATCCAGCCCCCCGTCACCCCGTCCCACCACTCTCTCCTTTCAGCCATCTCCCCGGCTCTGTCAGAACAGACACCAGCTCCTATCCACACCCTCCCTCCCCATCTTCGGCCCTCCATTCCGCAACCCCATATCGCTCCTCCACGCCCCAGCTCTGTACAGCCAACAATGGAGGAGCAACAGAGAATGCATCACATCCAACAgcatcagcagcaacaacattTCCAACAGCAACAGAATGATGAGAATGTTTTTGGCTCAGTGATGGGGGCACCAGGCCATGTTCCGGGACATGAGGCTCCGATGAGTACCCAGCCTAAAGTCTATGCAAGTGTCTATTCTGGA GTTCCCGTATTTGAAGCCATGATTCGAGGTATCTCTGTGATGAGGCGTGCTTCCGACTC ATGGGTCAACGCGACACAAATTCTCAAAGTTGCCGGCGTGCACAAGTCCGCTCGAACCAAGATActggaaaaggaagtgCTCAACGGCATTCATGAAAAAATTCAAGGCGGAT ACGGAAAATACCAAGGAACCTGGGTTCCACTTGACCGTGGGCGGGATCTTGCAGAACAATACGGTGTCGGAAGCTACCTGTCTTCTGTCTTTGACTTTGTTCCTTCCGCGTCCGTCATTGCTGCCCTCCCCGTGATTCGCACAGGTACTCCTGACCGTTCTGGACAACAAACTCCTTCCGGATTGCCAGGTCACCCTAATCAGCGAGtcatctctccctttgcTAATCACGGCCAAACGACTCCCCAtatgcctcctcctcaattCATACATCAAGGTAACGAGCAAATGATGaaccttcctccccacccctcctccttggctTACCCTACACAGCCTAAACCTTACTTCTCCATGCCTCTTCAGCATACTGTCGGTCCACAGTATGATGAAAGACATGAAGGTATGACCATGACACCTACCATGAGCATGGACGGCTTGGCCCCTCCGGCTGATATTGCCCGCATGGGTTTCCCATACAACCCATCCGACATTTATATTGACCAATACGGCCAGCCACATGCCACCTACCAAGCTTCGCCTTATGGGAAGGAAAGTGGCCATCCATCTAAGCGTCAGAGATCAGATGCCGAGGGCAGCTATATCGAGAGCGGTGCCGCTGTCCAACAACATGTTgaacaagatgaagaagccgaCGATGGTTTGGACAATGACTCTACCGCGTCGGACGACGCCCGCGACCCTCCCCCGCTCCCAAGTTCGatgcttcttccccataAACCGATCCGACCCAAGGCTACTCCAGCCAACGGCCGTATCAAGAGCAGGCTCGTCCAGATATTTAACGTGGAAGGTCAAGTTAATCTCCGAAGCGTCTTTGGATTGGCACCAGATCAGCTACCCAATTTTGACATTGACATGGTAATCGACGACCAAGGTCACTCTGCCTTGCATTGGGCTTGTGCCCTCGCCAGACTGTCCATCGTGCAACAGCTCATCGAACTTGGTGCCGATATCCATCGAGGCAACTACGCCGGAGAGACCCCCCTTATTCGCGCTGTCCTTACTTCCAACCACGCCGAAGCTGGCTCCTTTACTGATCTTTTGCACCTCCTTTCCCCGTCGATTCGCACGCTTGACCATGCCTACCGCACGGTTCTGCACCATATTGCGCTGGTCGCTGGTGTCAAGGGCCGAGTACCTGCTGCGAGGACTTATATGGCCAGTGTTCTCGAGTGGGTCGCCAGGGAACAACAGGCCAATAACACGCATAGTATCACAAACCCTCCCAACCCTGCTGATCGCAATGAGCTGGCACCGATCAACCTTCGTACTCTTGTGGACGTTCAAGACGTACATGGTGATACTGCTTTGAATGTCGCCGCACGAGTGGGTAACAAGGGACTGGTGGGTTTGCTATTGGATGCTGGTGCGGACAAGACACGGGCCAACAAACTGGGACTCAGGCCGGAAAACTTTGGCTTGGAGATTGAGGCTCTCAAGATCTCGAATGGCGAGGCTGTCATGGCAAACCTCAAATCAGAAGTGTCCAAGCCcgagaggaagagccgCGACGTGCAGAAAA ACATTGCGACCATCTTTGaatccatatcctccaccttttcgAGTGAAATGCTCGCCAAACAAACGAAATTGAATGCCACCGAAGCTTCTGTCCGCCATGCCACTCGCGCGCTTGCGGACAAACGGCAACACCTTCACCGCGCTCAAGAGAAACTCGCTACGATGCAACTGTTTGAGCAACGTTCTGAAAACGTGCGGCGTATCATGGACGCCATCGCCGCCGGCACGCTGTTGACGCCTGCAGAGTTTACTGGCCGAACGCAGACGATGCACGAAAAATCCACGGGCCAACTGCCTCCTCTTGCATTCCGGCATGTTCCAGGCTTGGCACTCGACGCGTCCTCGCAATCCCAGCTGAACGGCGCGCCCCCATCCACACCGCTTTCCGTCGAGGACCAAGAGGACATTGCTTTGCCTGAGCGAGACGATCCAGAATGTCTGGTAAAACTCAGACGTATGGCTCTGTGGGAAGATCGGATTGCAGAAGTGTTGGAAGACAAGATTAGGGCAATGGAGGGGGAAGGTGTGGATAGGGCGGTCAAGTATCGCAAGTTGGTTAGTGTGTGCGCCAAGGTTCCTGTGGATAAAGTAGACTCT ATGTTGGACGGGCTAGTCGCTGCTGTGGAGAGTGAAGGGCAAGGGCTGGATTTCTCTAGAGCCAGCAATTTTGTGAACCGGATAAAAGCGACGAAATCATAA
- a CDS encoding hypothetical protein (Match to ESTs gb|CF186649.1|CF186649, gb|CF184795.1|CF184795, gb|CF183217.1|CF183217; HMMPfam hit to eIF-5a, Eukaryotic initiation factor 5A hypusine, DNA-binding OB fold, score: 106.4, E(): 6.9e-29), producing MAEEEHHETFEATGAGASKTFPMQCSALRKNGHVVIKGRPCKIVDMSTSKTGKHGHAKVHLVAIDIFTGKKLEDISPSTHNMDVPNVRRQEFQLLDIQDGFLNLMDSDGGSKDDVKVPETEIGQQIMADFEAGKDLMVTIISAMDEEQAISYKEAPSN from the exons ATGGCTGAGGAGGAGCACCACGAGACTTTCGAGGCCACCGGTGCCGGGGCTTCCAAGACCTTCCC TATGCAGTGTTCCGCTCTCAGGAAGAACGGTCACGTTGTCATCAAGGGCAGGCCTTGCAAGATCGTTGACATGTCCACTTCCAAGACTGGTAAGCACGGTCACGCCAAGGTTCACCTTGTCGCCATCGAC ATCTTCACCGGCAAGAAGCTCGAAGACATTTCTCCCTCCACCCACAACATGGACGTCCCTAACGTCAGGAGGCAGGAATTCCAGCTCCTTGATATCCAGGACGGTTTCCTCAACTTGATGGACTCTGACGGTGGTTCCAAGGACGACGTCAAGGTCCCCGAGACCGAGATTGGTCAGCAGATTATGGCCGACTTCGAGGCTGGCAAGGACCTCATGgtcaccatcatctccgCCATGG ACGAGGAGCAGGCCATTTCCTACAAGGAGGCTCCCTCCAACTAA
- a CDS encoding hypothetical protein (HMMPfam hit to WD40, WD domain, G-beta repeat, score: 205.2, E(): 1.3e-58), protein MDLDDLITDNTYQLGGIDDERERAQNAAIIEELERKKRLRKLAVPTDDKKVRERLRAYGEPITLFGEGPGDRRDRLKYVQEQIEQAKGEGGMVIDESEESSDEDEEGEFYTEGADDLLEARRKIARYSLSKARARIARQRREYSVPLGKLVNARKELFKELKSFNNFGSQFGDDRPLSTIRFSPSSQYVLTTSWTGDTKLWDLPNLNPISTKRGHTEKVGGAAWHPFATVGASEEAVNFATGGGEGDVKLWSLSGEKPLSTLSGHTSRVGRLAFHPSGAYLASAGFDGTWRLWDVESSKELMIQEGHSKEVYALGCQDDGALIASGGFDAIGRVWDLRTGRTAMVLDGHVKEILAMDFAPNGYQIATGSGDDTVRIWDLRALKTQYIIPAHKSSVADVKFFRSSGEMPPVGIQGLPLSSRSANVDGMDVDKSNDTEDNEKEEKLSRSGMFLVTAGFDCNVRIWSADEWNMVRNLSTDAGKVMSVDVSGDGKFVASASYSRSFHLFGGENSL, encoded by the exons ATGGACTTGGACGACCTCA TCACAGACAACACCTACCAGCTCGGCGGCATCGACGACGAGCGGGAAAGAGCACAGAATGCCGCCATCATAGAAGAGCTCGAAcgcaagaagaggttgcGCAAGCTTGCCGTCCCCACAGACGACAAGAAGGTCAGGGAGAGGCTCAGGGCGTATGGAGAGCCGATCACGCTCTTTGGTGAAGGA CCTGGAGACAGACGAGACCGATTAAAGTATGTACAGGAGCAAATCGAGCAGGCGAAAGGGGAGGGCGGAATGGTCATAGACGAATCGGAGGAGAGCagcgacgaagatgaagag GGAGAATTCTATACTGAAGGCGCAGACGATTTACTCGAAGCTCGTCGAAAGATTGCAAGGTATTCTTTATCAAAGGCCAGAGCACGAATAGCTCGTCAGAGAAGAGAATACAGCGTTCCCCTGGGAAAACTCGTTAATGCTCGAAAGGAATTATTCAAAGAGCTCAAA TCATTCAACAACTTTGGCTCCCAATTTGGAGATGACCGTCCCTTATCCACCATCCGTttttcaccatcctcccaATATGTCCTCACGACCTCTTGGACCGGCGACACGAAGCTTTGGGATCTACCGAACCTCAATCCCATCTCTACAAAAAGGGGACACACGGAAAAGGTCGGAGGAGCCGCTTGGCATCCGTTTGCGACAGTAGGAGCcagtgaagaagctgtCAACTTTGCGACTGGAGGAGGCGAAGGCGATGTAAAGCTTTGGTCTTTGTCCGG TGAAAAACCTCTATCGACCCTTTCAGGTCACACATCGCGAGTTGGTCGACTcgcttttcatccttctgGAGCCTACCTCGCTTCCGCAGGTTTTGACGGTACATGGCGTCTCTGGGACGTCGAGTCGAGTAAAGAGTTGATGATACAAGAGGGTCATAGTAAAGAGGTCTACGCTTTGGGTTGTCAGGATGATGGGGCATTGATTGCTTCTGG AGGATTCGATGCCATTGGTAGGGTATGGGACTTGAGAACTGGACGAACTGCTATGGTCTTGGATGGCCATGTCAAAGAAATACTTGCTATGGACTTTGCTCCCAATGG GTACCAAATAGCAACAGGATCAGGTGACGATACCGTCCGTATCTGGGATCTGCGTGCACTCAAGACCCAATACATCATCCCCGCGCACAAGTCTAGTGTGGCCGACGTCAAATTCTTTAGATCTTCCGGTGAAATGCCACCGGTCGGCATTCAGGGATTGCCGCTCTCGTCCCGCTCGGCAAACGTTGATGGTATGGACGTGGATAAGAGCAACGATACAGAAGAcaatgaaaaggaagaaaagctgAGTCGTTCCGGCATGTTCCTCGTCACAGCCGGATTTGACTGCAATGTCCGTATCTGGTCTGCAGACGAATGGAATATGGTGCGCAACTTGTCGACGGATGCGGGTAAGGTGATGAGTGTGGATGTCTCGGGAGATGGGAAATTTGTGGCGAGTGCAAGCTATAGTCGATCGTTCCATCTGTTTGGGGGAGAGAACTCTTTGTAG
- a CDS encoding hypothetical protein (HMMPfam hit to Metallophos, Calcineurin-like phosphoesterase, score: 141.3, E(): 2.1e-39) → MPIPVSSDPDHWIQHVRTRPVQSISLPQLIIPQIRQCKHLPERQMKLLCNRVRDLLLEESNVRLVQSPVTVCGDIHGQFWDVLEIFRQGGEVPKTSYIFMGDFVDRGYYSLETLSLLLAYKARYPDKITLLRGNHESRQITQVYGFYDECMQKYGNPSVWKACCNVFDHLNLAAIIDSSILCVHGGLSPDIRTLDQIRTISRAQEVPHEGAFCDLMWSDPDEVETWSISPRGAGWLFGGKVTSEFNYINGLSLIARAHQLVQEGYKHMFDESLVTVWSAPNYCYRCGNAASIMQVDEDGRTSFKVYDAAIENSTDQKNPAMRRVGAPSYFV, encoded by the exons ATGCCCATCCCAGTCTCCTCAGATCCAGATCACTGGATACAGCATGTGCGTACCCGGCCCGTCCAGTccatttctcttcctcaactgATCATCCCGCAGATCCGCCAGTGCAAGCACCTCCCAGAACGTCAAATGAAACTTCTCTGTAACCGGGTCCGCGATCTTTTACTAGAAGAGTCCAACGTCCGCCTCGTCCAGTCTCCAGTGACGGTCTGTGGTGATATTCACGGCCAGTTTTGGGACGTTCTCGAGATTTTTAGGCAGGGAGGCGAGGTTCCTAAAACTAGCTATATTTTCATG GGAGATTTCGTCGATAGAGGCTATTATAGTTTGGAAACAttatctcttctgctgGCTTACAAGGCAAGATACCCAGATAAGATTACGCTTTTGAGAGGAAACCATGAAAGTAGACAGATTACCCAGGTTTACGGCTTCTACG ATGAATGTATGCAGAAGTACGGCAATCCTTCGGTATGGAAAGCTTGTTGTAATGTGTTCGATCACCTCAAtcttgctgct ATAATTGACTCTTCAATCCTCTGCGTTCACGGTGGCCTCTCGCCCGATATCCGTACCCTCGATCAAATTCGTACCATTTCTCGCGCACAAGAAGTCCCGCACGAAGGTGCATTCTGTGATCTGATGTGGTCTGACCCTGATGAGGTTGAGACTTGGTCGATAAGCCCTAGAGGTGCAGGGTGGTTGTTTGGGGGGAAAGTGACTTCAGAG TTCAACTATATCAACGGTCTGTCGTTAATCGCCCGAGCACATCAACTTGTTCAAGAAGGTTACAAACACATGTTTGACGAATCGCTTGTCACGGTATGGTCAGCTCCCAACTACTGCTACAGATGCGGTAATGCGGCGAGCATCATGCAAGTAGACGAAGATGGCAGGACGAGTTTCAAAGTGTACGACGCCGCAATTGAAAATTCAACGGATCAGAAGAACCCGGCAATGAGAAGAGTG GGTGCACCATCATATTTCGTTTGA
- a CDS encoding 90S preribosome/SSU processome component KRR1 (Match to EST gb|CF188572.1|CF188572) translates to MSAKNQKRKATDIPADSTEVQDKNKRHRKDKPWDTDDIDHWAMEEFKAPNPETHKPFLEESSFALLFPKYREPYLRSVWSSITSALEAYGLACELDLVQGKMTVKTTRKTWDPYIIFKGRDLLKLLARGVNAPQAIKILEDGIACDIIKIGGIVRNKERFVKRRQRIVGPNGSTLKAIELLTECYVLVQGNTVSVMGSYKGLKEVRRIILDCMNNIHPIYRIKELMIRRELAKDPKLANENWDRFLPKFQKKHLKTSEKTAKKNAALEREAASASSANANHIPLGTSSASIPAPAPVPVPASIPAPTTSSTETKEKKKKKVYTPFPPPQQPSKLDLQLASGEYFLKPKEKEAIDKRKKMEKQKEVAQERRAVREEAFVAPPEKRDETVEERRKKRRKAEEFM, encoded by the exons ATGAGCGCAAAGAACCAGAAGAGAAAGGCCACGGACATCCCGGCAGACAGCACAGAGGTCCAGGACAAGAACAAGCGGCACAGAAAGGATAAGC CATGGGACACGGATGATATCGACCACTGGGCTATGGAGGAATTCAAGGCGCCCAATCCCGAGACCCACAAACCGTTCCTTGAAGAATCTTCGtttgctcttctcttccccaagTACCGTGAGCCATACCTTCGATCAGTTTGGtcctccatcacctcgGCTCTCGAAGCCTACGGTCTTGCGTGTGAGCTCGATTTGGTGCAAGGTAAAATGACTGTCaagacgacgaggaagacTTGGGATCCGTatatcatcttcaaagGAAGGGATCTCTTGAAGCTATTGGCGAGAGGAGTGAATGCGCCGCAGGCAATCAAGAttttggaggatgggatTGCGTGTGATATCATCAAGATTGGAGGTATCGTCAGGAATAAGGAGAGATTTGTCAAGAGGAGACAAAGGATTGTTGGACCCAATGGAAGCACATTGAAG GCTATTGAACTTCTTACCGAATGTTATGTTCTCGTACAGGGCAACACCGTCTCCGTCATGGGTTCTTACAAGGGTCTCAAGGAAGTTCGACGCATCATTCTCGACTGCATGAACAATATTCACCCGATCTATCGTATCAAGGAACTCATGATCAGGCGAGAGTTGGCGAAAGACCCCAAGCTGGCGAATGAAAATTGGGATAGGTTCTTACCTA AGTTCCAGAAGAAACACCTCAAGACGTCGGAGAAGActgcaaagaagaatgccGCTTTGGAACGAGAAGCAGCGTCTGCTTCATCTGCCAACGCCAATCACATTCCGCTCGGTACCTCTTCCGCGTCCATACCCGCTCCCGCTCCCGTTCCCGTTCCTGCATCCATTCCTGCTCCCACCACTTCCTCTACTGAAacgaaggagaagaagaagaagaaggtataTACCCCCTTCCCTCCACCTCAACAACCCTCCAAGCTCGATCTTCAGCTTGCTTCTGGAGAGTACTTCCTCAAAcccaaagaaaaagaggcgatcgacaagagaaagaagatggaaaagcaaaaggaagTTGCCCAGGAAAGGCGCGCGGTAAGGGAAGAAGCATTTGTGGCGCCCCCAGAAAAGAGAGACGAGACAGtagaggagaggaggaagaagaggagaaaggcGGAAGAGTTTATGTAA
- a CDS encoding hypothetical protein (Match to EST gb|CF190156.1|CF190156; HMMPfam hit to WD40, WD domain, G-beta repeat, score: 344.6, E(): 1.4e-100) translates to MATQLPPPKRQKSAYSQSQMPKVEEPAKDVPSIVVQFKSAEDGSSLGPAINLPADTARDALQMLVNKLRGEDEDPLPYAFHLVPKEPSTSTTPASARVQINNSIQSDALEAKKSTFSPEDVFELWCEPQAVFRVRSVGRCSATLTGHSSPILCCAQSPTGRYAATGSGDANCRVWDMETETPKWTLSGHKGWVLCVEWDSREKILATGGHDGQVRLWNPATGQPYGAPLLGHTKWVTALAFEPLHLVPKSSSGPRIASASKDGTVRVWNTSTRKLEFVLTGHAASVNCLRWGGENVIYTGSSDRTVKVWSGVDGKLIRTLSEHAHWVNTMALSTDFVLRTGPFDHTGKTPTNDEEVKKRAEERYKSVITNQPETLITGSDDHTLYLWPDQASSSFSSTSTPKKPLARLTGHQKQVNHVAFSPDGRMIASAGFDNAVKLWEGRTGKFIASLRGHVAAVYRVAWSADSRMLVSASKDTTLKLWNLKTYKIRVDLPGHTDEVYCVDFVADKVVSGGRDKTVKIWRN, encoded by the exons ATGGCAACTCAACTCCCCCCGCCAAAACGGCAGAAGTCGGCCTATTCGCAGTCCCAAATGCCCAAGGTCGAAGAACCGGCGAAAGACGTCCCCTCAATTGTGGTCCAGTTCAAATCGGCAGAAGATGGATCCAGTCTTGGTCCTGCGATTAACTTGCCTGCTGATACCGCCAGGGATGCTTTACAGATGCTTGTAAACAAACTTAGGGGAGAG GATGAGGATCCTCTGCCGTACGCTTTTCATCTCGTTCCTAAAGAACCTTCAACTTCAACGACTCCGGCATCTGCTCGAGTGCAAATCAATAACTCTATTCAATCCGATGCTCTTGAAGCTAAAAAAAGTACTTTCTCTCCGGAAGACGTGTTTGAACTATGGTGTGAGCCGCAAGCGGTTTTTAGGGTTAGAAGTGTTGGGAGGTGCAGTGCTACATTGACTG GCCATTCATCGCCAATCCTTTGCTGTGCTCAGTCTCCTACTGGTCGGTATGCTGCCACAGGTTCGGGGGACGCCAACTGTCGAGTGTGGGACATGGAGACTGAGACCCCCAAGTGGACTCTCTCGGGCCACAAGGGTTGGGTTCTGTGTGTGGAATGGGATTCTCGGGAGAAGATCCTTGCTACAGGTGGACATGACGGACAAGTCAGGCTCTGGAATCCAGCCACCGGCCAACCTTATGGTGCGCCCCTTTTGGGCCATACCAAATGGGTTACTGCGCTGGCTTTCGAgcctctccatctcgtccCTAAGAGCTCATCTGGGCCACGTATTGCATCTGCTTCAAAAGATGGCACTGTTCGAGTTTGGAATACGTCTACCAGAAAGTTGGAGTTTGTACTTACCGGCCATGCCGCTAGTGTCAACTGCTTAAGATGGGGAGGTGAAAATGTCATATACACAGGAAGCAGTGACAGAACTGTCAAGGTTTGGAGCGGCGTTGAT GGCAAGCTTATTAGGACACTCTCAGAACATGCCCATTGGGTTAATACTATGGCACTCAGCACAGATTTTGTCCTGAGGACTGGTCCATTCGATCACACTGGCAAGACCCCTACcaatgacgaagaag TCAAGAAACGGGCGGAGGAGCGGTACAAATCCGTTATCACCAACCAGCCCGAGACTCTCATTACTGGTTCTGACGACCACACCCTTTACCTTTGGCCTGACCAGgcttcctcgtccttctcatccacttccacaCCCAAGAAACCTCTCGCTCGGCTGACAGGTCATCAAAAACAAGTTAATCATGTTGCATTCTCTCCTGACGGCCGAATGATTGCCAGTGCAGGTTTTGATAATGCCGTCAAACtttgggaaggaaggacagGGAAGTTTATTGCAAGTCTTAGAGGACATGTGGCAGCGGTATACAGGGTTGCTTGGTCGGCGGACTCGAGGATGTTGGTTAGTGCAAGCAAGGACACAACGCTCAAA TTGTGGAACCTCAAAACTTACAAGATCCGCGTCGACCTTCCCGGCCATACTGACGAAGTGTACTGTGTGGACTTTGTTGCAGACAAGGTCGTCAGTGGTGGCAGAGATAAGACCGTGAAGAT TTGGAGGAATTAA